CACCCTCTTAACTCGAAAATTCAAGAGATAACTCAggatttgtgtaacaccaattTCAGAGACTTGAGGTGTTATTTATAGACCACAATCTGACTGTTAGGCTCCCtattaatggccataatctgccattaacaatctttattccgtgttaaatgcttcagttacaagtcatggctgaattggtaactgtctgctggaatttcgttctgctgctgctggattctaatCTGGTGGAAAAGTATcagcttctgaaatattagcttCTGCTGGAATTTTTAGCTTCTGTTGAAATTTGCTAGCTGCTGCTACTGTTGGAATTTCAAGTTCTCACATGGTAGGTGGTTTAAATTCCCAATAATTTGTTCTTTGATAGTGCAAAAAGCATTTTCTAATCTTTCTTGGTATTGCAGGGTAAGTTAATATTGTGTATGACCAGTAATTGTCCAATGTACTATTGTTATCTCAAAAGAAATGTTAATTTGTATAATGATGGTTGATCTTTTTCCCAAAGTTTTGTAATATGTTGACTTCTTAAACTTAATTTTCTAATGAAAGAATCGATAAATAGTCAAAAATTTGATTCCTTTGTGTCAAATTTAAAAGATCAAGGCTCTGAACATCTGTGAGTTGAATCGATCAAGTAATACATTGAAAACAATCTTCTAGCTTTGAATGTGAATTTCACCTTTTTAATACTTGTTGAAATTGTCGTAAGAGTTACTTGgtgtttgattttgtttttagAGCTTGTTccataatatattaaaatactcATGTGAAATATGTTTCATCATACTTGAATTTTATATTGTGAAAATTTTACATGATTTGCATTTTGGCATGCATGCAACATCGCCACCAACTGTCGATGCAGTACCTTGATGAAAACAAGAAGTTAATATTGGCGATATTGGACAATCAAAATCTCGGCAAACTTGCCGAGTGTGCCCAGTAAGTGGGTTATCTTTTCTGTACATCTTAGCATACGTGATGACGAGTGCATTTATGCATTTACTTATTTGCAATTTTCACTATCAAGCATTTTATTTGCTTCTTGTTTTCTGCTGCATAGTAAGAATCTTAGTGATCTCAGTTTCAACTGTCTTATCTTGGATACGAAACTTCCCTTCTTTCTCTGTATCTGTTTGTGCTTCGAGGAGTTATATGCCCTACAAATTGCTATTGCTTGTTGGCTTTTTGACGACCGAGTGCTTATATTTTTAACATCAGTGCAACTTTTGATTCAGTATTATCTTGATGATCAGGTATCAGGCTCAACTTCAAAAGAATTTAATGTATTTGGCCGCAATTGCTGATGCACAACCTCAGACATCAGCAATGCCTCCTCAGGTGTCATTTAGAGTCAGCTTGATGCAAATTTACTTATGGCGTTACAGACCTCTTTCTAATTTATACTTTGGCCCGTGCAGATGACTCCACATCCTGCTATGCAACAGGGGGCGTTTTACATGCCACATCCTCAAGCTGCAGCCATGGCTCAGCAAGCAGGTATTTTCCCCACACGAACACCATTCCATTTACCACAACCATTGCAAGATCTGCGGCAGCAATTGCCACAACCACCTCCCCACCCGCATGCCACACAAGCATATTTTGGAGCCACCGATGGCATGAACCTAGCACAAACCGAAACCAATCTTGGAGGTAGCTGTAGCATTCCATCTTCAAAATCTGGTCCCACCGATGCACATGAAGTAAATAAGCAAGATAAACCTGTCACGGGTGCCGCAGCCAGATCTGAAGTCAAAGGAAGCTCAAATGTAGCACATGGTAGTTCCGATGGACTGGAAGCCAAGTAAAGGGATCAATAAATTTGTAAGCTGTCGTATCTAGTTGTTGATAGTAAGATTATGTTCTAgaactattgttttctggtttCTATACTGATCATCTTACGTCTAATAGGAGTTAGGGTTGCTGTGCCATAGTTCTTGGACTTGCTGTAAGTAGAAGAAGAAGTTCTTGTCGCGGCTCCAGTGTCATTTGTTCTATATCTACTCAGGATGGTGCTTTTTAGTCCAGCACGAAGGTTTTGTGTTCATCAATAATGCTCTCCTGCACTCTTTTATTATATGCTGTTCTTATTGGGGCATTTAATGCCCGAAAGGCATCCAACATATTTGTTTTCCACACTGCTGGACCTCGACCCCCATCAGAGGTGAGGTCCTTGTATCATGGCACCTTCCGAATTACGAAGACTAGAGTACTTAGCATGTCTTGTATGGTTTACGTTGTGTGGTCCGGCTGTAATGCTAAGTTGTTCGAGGGAATTACGGCTTCTATTGATGTGTTATCTATGTATCCACGTGATTCTCATTTTCATGTATCAGTCAGGATTATAGTTTCAGCTGGGTATGCTTAGCCGATATATGTTTCTAtttattgattaaaaaaaaaggtAAGAAACATCAATGCGTATACAACTATTTATCACgtagacaaacaacaatctaaCACGCGCACAACTAGTTTCTTTTGTATCCACATGCTACATAACAAAatgcatttcaaaattttttgtaTCAAATGTTGTCTCTTTGTATAATCGAAGGGCCAGGAGGAATCATGGTTTCATCTTTACGTTGTGAACTACTTTCTTCTTCTATTAAAGATAGATGCCTCCCTGGACTATGGTAGACCGCCTTCGAATTGGCATGTGATGGAGGAGAAGGGCTGTTCCAAAACGGGGAATTCTGTCCAGACCTAAACTCAAATTCCCCATCCTCTCGAGGCAAGGGGGAGATAGGCAGCCCATTGACCCGTTTCCTGTAAAACTTGTCCTCTACAACATCATAAGAGTTTCCGGTTCTCACTTCTTGAGCTAGAGAGCACCAACAACAAAAAAGCCAGAGAGCACAATCTGCGGCTTCTGGGTTACCACAACAAGAATTGTATGGACGAAGATTGAATCTTTTTCTCATCTGAATCCTCCAAAATCCACCATAGAGTAACCCAAATAGACAAAGGAAAATCCCAGTGACTCCTAAGGCGGCTCTTACTGTCTCGTTATCTATGTTAATGGCTGCAAGATTGAAAATCCAAAAGGGAGCCAAGCAGAATAGAAGAAAAGTTGCAATGTGAACATACATGTTGCCAAACCCGAGTCTCTCCATGTTCCATCCAAACACGCAGAAACTGCAGAACAATGATAAGTAAGCTAGAGAAATGTCATCCCAAAAATCAAGAACTCCGCCGCTCCATTGGGGTCGATTCTCAACAGTTCTTTCATCTTTTGGTGCAAATGAGAATCGTTTTTCGAAAGATCTTCTCAACTGATTCTGTCTAGTATTATCATCAGTTGTAGCCGTAATTTGTGATTCTTCATCAATATCAGACTCATATTCTTTCCCGAGGGGGCTAAGAGAGGTGTAAATCCCGGCTAATGCAGGCGCACCAATTGCAACAGATAAGCATAATCCGACCCCTATAGGTGGCCGTTCCGACCTCTTGTATCCCAAGTTAAGACCACACAGCGCATATTGAGCAAAACAATTGATATTGAGAAGAAAAACAACGATCATCATGTGCATCCATTCGTTTGGTTTATAGGTGCCATTCTTGCAGTATACTTTTCGGAGCTTCAAAACATCTACTGACCTCCATCTTATTAGTAATGCAAAGTGATAAATTCGTTTAGGGTGTTGGTATAAACACATAAGGGTGAATAAGGCGTTCAGAATTTGATTATTGACTTCGAACCAAGCATCCCTCTGTGATTTTTTTGGGAGTGAATGGTTTAACATTCCCGTCATGACCATGAATAGAATTGCGCCAGAAACAGCAACACATACTATCCAGATAAAAAGGGCCATATGCAAGGGGTTCATTATCCATTCTTTGCTGATTCTCGAAAGGCAGTTCCAATCAAATTTTCGAGAAAATATCCTGTTAAAACGATCACGAATATGCCGACTGCTAGATGAAGGTACAGCGCGTGATACTTCGTTTTTTTCGTCAGCAAACCGTTGAAATTTTGCAGATGTTGAAGCCAAATTACCAAATTTAAGGAACTTCATCCTTTTGGAAAAACCATCATAGAATCCATTTTTTGTATTTTCGTCACTTACAAGACCTCTTTGTGAAGTAGAGACGTGCAGAGGTATGTGGCCCTCAGAGTTTAGCGACTCCGTTTTCCTCATTCCACCGCTGTTCTCAGCATTATCACCTGTTACCATCTTACTTTCTCAAGTAAAATGTTTGCAAATTCAAGGAAAATTAATAAAGTCCGCAAATCCTTCTTAATCTCTGGTCCTTTGAAAGTGGCAATCAAATACCACCCCCACCCCCCGCTACAAAACTGGGAAAGCTATATCGAGCTACCAATAagatcttaaaaaaaaaaaaactaaaagcaTGTCAGCGAAATTAACTCGAAAACATGCCAAAGAACCCAGAAAAAAAGTAGTCCACAAACCAGCAAACGTTAGTATATGTAGCATACAAGATCAAATACCATTCCACATAGTTAATCAACAAAAGACCAAAAAAATCATCCTAACACATCGTCTTtcaaattcaaaagaaaataagaAAAGATTTCAGTTTCCAAATTGGAAAAAGCTATGACCTTGGATACACCATAAAAAAACAGAACAAGCAGCAAATCCAAACTAGCAAATTACACGCCATACCCATAAACAAAAACTCAAACAGATTCCAACCCATGATATATATCAAGCTagagtaaataaataaaacatacaAAAACAATAAGTAACAGAAACAAATATACCAATTTTCAAAAGATACCAAAGTAAAAACTCACAGAAGATGGCAAGGACTTGGGTTGGGAACTTCTTCCAGAAAAGATTGCAACTTGGTTTTCCGGGATGATTTTCTTTGAATCTTCTCTTTTCGTaatacttcaattatttatcgGTAGCGTttgtttaatttttacttttattttttgaagGTTTGAACGATGGGTCATTGGTACGAACTAAATTTAAAAGGTAATTAATTACAAGAAGTCAAAAGCGTTGGTGGCGTTCGTGTCATTACTTGTCAAACCGAATGTAAGTGAAATTAGCTGTTTCCTCGACAAAGCTTTATTGTTGCCATGAACTTTGACCATCTATATGTGATATAAATATTCtaatacaatttaaaaatattaaattattttattttctataaaatttgaaattggGCAAGGGAGAGGTGAAAAAAGGTTCCAGTCTATAGAGACCTTGATTTTGATCTTTAGAAATTAGAGGAAAAAGTCACTGACGATTTTGTCAGACATTCTTACGTGTAGATTTTTTCTTATCATTTCGCATTTTAAATTCGCTGGACACATTTAGACGGACAATATTTTAATtcgttttaaataaaatatctgaGATAATAAAGAGAATATGTCACGTTTCTAACCTTAATGTGAAACAAGTATATGACTAAATTTGTAAACGTGAAGTTCAGTTCCACTTATGAAAAATCAGATTGGATCGAGCAAACACCTAAGAAACAACATTTTTTAAGCGTTTATTTGATATCTGTTAAAAACAACATAGTTACTCAACTACAAGTTCAATAATTTATAGAATCAACTGTGTTTGCGATTAAAATTGAACTCTTAAACACTAAACTTTCTTCAATTTAAGTAAGATCGTCATCCACTCATCCTCTAGTTCTTTAGCCTTCACCGTCTCCTCCACTCTCAGTAGAAGCGATGTCTTCCAAGCATCCTATGGGAGCAAACAAGCACTTTACAAGGACAACAAAACTAATATCTTCCAAGCATCCTGTGGTAAATCAAGTTCTCAATGAGTTGCATCGAAACAAAATGCATCCCAAGATTCTGAAGCAATGGACATATATTCAATCCCAGTTCCCAAGTTATGAAACAAATTCTCTTCATTATCTTATAATCTAGCTAGGAGCGACCACTTTTCTGCCAATGATCACACTCTACCCACTACAACACATAAAATAGAGTATACACTTTTTGACTATTAGCATGGGATTTATTCAGAGGCGGCTCTATAGTACCAACCCCCAAAATTTTTATCAaagtgttattattattattattttattattttaagtttacaTGTATATTAATAAAGTAGTTAATTCGACAAACGGTCAACGGTGTCTGCGTAATAAGACTGGTGCATGGTTCTATCTCTCT
This genomic interval from Primulina eburnea isolate SZY01 chromosome 16, ASM2296580v1, whole genome shotgun sequence contains the following:
- the LOC140817464 gene encoding GRF1-interacting factor 2-like isoform X2, translated to MQQPGTIFPVMQPFPPTNITTEQIQKYLDENKKLILAILDNQNLGKLAECAQYQAQLQKNLMYLAAIADAQPQTSAMPPQMTPHPAMQQGAFYMPHPQAAAMAQQAGIFPTRTPFHLPQPLQDLRQQLPQPPPHPHATQAYFGATDGMNLAQTETNLGGSCSIPSSKSGPTDAHEVNKQDKPVTGAAARSEVKGSSNVAHGSSDGLEAK
- the LOC140817464 gene encoding GRF1-interacting factor 2-like isoform X1, which gives rise to MKAVEMQQPGTIFPVMQPFPPTNITTEQIQKYLDENKKLILAILDNQNLGKLAECAQYQAQLQKNLMYLAAIADAQPQTSAMPPQMTPHPAMQQGAFYMPHPQAAAMAQQAGIFPTRTPFHLPQPLQDLRQQLPQPPPHPHATQAYFGATDGMNLAQTETNLGGSCSIPSSKSGPTDAHEVNKQDKPVTGAAARSEVKGSSNVAHGSSDGLEAK
- the LOC140817463 gene encoding uncharacterized protein, which translates into the protein MVTGDNAENSGGMRKTESLNSEGHIPLHVSTSQRGLVSDENTKNGFYDGFSKRMKFLKFGNLASTSAKFQRFADEKNEVSRAVPSSSSRHIRDRFNRIFSRKFDWNCLSRISKEWIMNPLHMALFIWIVCVAVSGAILFMVMTGMLNHSLPKKSQRDAWFEVNNQILNALFTLMCLYQHPKRIYHFALLIRWRSVDVLKLRKVYCKNGTYKPNEWMHMMIVVFLLNINCFAQYALCGLNLGYKRSERPPIGVGLCLSVAIGAPALAGIYTSLSPLGKEYESDIDEESQITATTDDNTRQNQLRRSFEKRFSFAPKDERTVENRPQWSGGVLDFWDDISLAYLSLFCSFCVFGWNMERLGFGNMYVHIATFLLFCLAPFWIFNLAAINIDNETVRAALGVTGIFLCLFGLLYGGFWRIQMRKRFNLRPYNSCCGNPEAADCALWLFCCWCSLAQEVRTGNSYDVVEDKFYRKRVNGLPISPLPREDGEFEFRSGQNSPFWNSPSPPSHANSKAVYHSPGRHLSLIEEESSSQRKDETMIPPGPSIIQRDNI